Below is a window of Capsicum annuum cultivar UCD-10X-F1 unplaced genomic scaffold, UCD10Xv1.1 ctg81043, whole genome shotgun sequence DNA.
AGAACCCATCCTCCACATGTAGAGCCTGTTGTTGAGTTGTAGTTCCAAATATGAGTTCAACATTCAAAATGACCTATTTTGCATAGCTGAGTTTGCTTTCTTTTAACTGATCAATCTTGCTGAGCACTCCAGAAATGTTATGAATCAGTTCTCTGCAACTCCTCCTGGTGGATAATTAGGTCTCACAATCCGAAAGAAATCTATCAGGTTCTGGAAAGAGTGGTTCATCAACAGAGTCCACTGATTCATCAAGCACTTTGTCCTCTGGAAGAAAACAAGCATCATATTTATTAGAAGCATGGATGCATGAAATCCAAGTTCAgagttgtcttattttttaatttatgtatttgagGGAAAGAAAGGAAGTATGCAAATAGTAAAATGTCGAATCGGGGACCATACTTGAGCTACTATTGCGACTGCTGGAAAGGTAGCAGTCAGTTGAATGGTGATCAAGTGAATTCCCAACTAAATCTGCTTCATCTACCAAAGTAGAAAAATATCTAGTAGGATAAGTGAGAGCACATTTAGCTCTAAACCTTTGAAAACCTTGTTCTGAACTCTTTATTTCGGCCATCTCAAAATCCATATCTTCTTTATCAGATCCGCCAGGTCAAGCACAAACTTTGTCTGCCACATTGCTCCAAGTTCTAGAAGCTGAAGCCTTTTGGGGCCTACTGCCTGATCCTGTGGGCATCGATTCCAAACCCATGATCCTGGTAACCAAATTGGAGCTTTCGTTTCGCTCTTGCTTTCACAACGTGTATCAGTCATTCCATTATTCTTTGTATTTGGAAAACCCCCACTGTTCTCATTAGCAATCTACATTGTTCATACAAgaaccaaaaacaataaaaacaaaaactttccTATCAGGCTTAAATCTGagacaatagaagaaaaagaaagctaaATATGGGAGTATAGTTCAAGAAATGAGTACCAAACGAAGCTTTGGCTGCTTCGCATCCCCTCCAAACTTTTTTGAAGCTTGTTTCAAGCAAGCTATAAGAATGCAgcacaaaaaagaaataatttagcccTCTAGCAAGAATCACCTTCAAGAAATTAACcattttgctttaaaaattagtGGAATGTAGTAGTAGCTAACCTGGTGAAAGCAGTTTCTTTGGAAACAGCATCTTGGCAAATCTACGGTTCCGATCAAAGAGCTGAAAGAAAATGCCCACACAACCACAAGGCCTTTGAGGTTGTCTCTCATTCATTTCTCTAGCTGAGCTATCATTCATCCTTCAAAATCCTTTCTTAAATTTCTTCACCTTTTCTCCCACTCTACTGAATGTGATTCACACACTTTGTCTTCCCAATAAGATTCTATCAAATATAATCTTCACATTAATTTAGAAAGAATTAAACAAAAGACCCCCCACTGGCCCCTCTGCCCACCACATCAATCACCCTCCTTggcccaaaaaaagaaaatggggAAAAAGAACTTACATTTTCATGCAAGAAACAAAGCAAAAACCC
It encodes the following:
- the LOC124895283 gene encoding uncharacterized protein LOC124895283, with protein sequence MNDSSAREMNERQPQRPCGCVGIFFQLFDRNRRFAKMLFPKKLLSPACLKQASKKFGGDAKQPKLRLIANENSGGFPNTKNNGMTDTRCESKSETKAPIWLPGSWVWNRCPQDQAVGPKRLQLLELGAMWQTKFVLDLADLIKKIWILRWPK